Within Pseudomonas paeninsulae, the genomic segment GACGGTGTAGCCCTCGGGCTTGAGGGCGGTGCGAATGCCTTCACCGAGAGCGCTATCGTCTTCGACCAGCAGAATGCGCATGGGGGGTTCCTTGTCGAGGGGTCGCCATGCGCTTGGAGGCGGCTGGCGATATGTCGCCATTCAACTCCGCTCGGCGGAGTTATTCCAGTTTCTTGGCGATTTCAGCGAGCAGATGACGCGCCTCGGCGCGGCGACCGGCATCGGCACTGGCGCGGCCGGGGCGGTCGGACGCCTGCAGGGATTTTTCCAGGACGAGCTTGGCTGCGGCGTAGCGTTTGTTGCGCTGCAGGAAGTCGCCGTAGAAGTAGTTGGGGTCGATGCCGTCTGGGTTGAGCGTCAGGGCCTGCTTGAGCATGGCTTCGGCTTTTTCGTCGTCGCCGAAGCCGATCGGCCAGCCCGGCACTTGATAGTAGAGGCTGCCGAGGCTGGTGTAGGCGGAGCCGGCCAGCGCCTGAGGATCGGCGGCCAGGGCTTGTTCGAGGCTGGCCTTGGCCTGCTTGACCAGGCCCAGCGCGCCCAGCCCGCCTTTGGCGCCGGCTTGGGTGCTGAGGATGATGCCGCGCCAGATCAGCAGTTCGGCGGCCTCGGGCTCGGCCTTCAGCGCTTGCTGCGCCTGCTCGGCGAGTGTGGCGAAGGCCGCTTCGCGTTGTTTTTCCGGCAGTTGGTAATTG encodes:
- a CDS encoding tetratricopeptide repeat protein: MTFARTLVCTLLCLGSLPAFALSEQGQQQLQALQSRWAEINYQLPEKQREAAFATLAEQAQQALKAEPEAAELLIWRGIILSTQAGAKGGLGALGLVKQAKASLEQALAADPQALAGSAYTSLGSLYYQVPGWPIGFGDDEKAEAMLKQALTLNPDGIDPNYFYGDFLQRNKRYAAAKLVLEKSLQASDRPGRASADAGRRAEARHLLAEIAKKLE